GTCAGTCTACCTATTTTGATGGATTTAACGGCAATATTCGCGAGGATTTTAAGAAAAAATTACAAAAAGATGGCTTATATACAATTAAGATTAATCCAAAATCCTAAAAATTATCTTAGCTAATTTTTTGATTTAGTAGTTTTTTGCAATTTTTTAGATATTTTATTTTGAATTTTTGGCAAAATTCACGGGTAATTTGGCAAATTTGGTCTAGTATTTTGAGCAAAAACACTAAATTTTAAATCTGACCATCATGAAAGAAAAATCTACTTTTTAATTAAATAAAACAAACTAAAAAAGGTAAAATTTTAACTTAAAAAGCAAAACCATAAAAAATACAACTACTATTTAAACTCAATGTAAAAAGAAAACTCGTTTTTACTTACATTGAGCCTAAAAAAATATATGAAGTTTTGAAAGAACAATAATCAAAAGCCATAAATTTGTAGATTTCTAAACAGGTAAATTTAAGGCATTCCATCATATTTAAAAATATAATGGAAAATTTGCGCTGTCTTATTTTATTATGACAAAAAACATAACTAATTCCCCCTTAATTCATATCAAAATTTATTAATTCATTCTTAAGTGAGATTAATTATACCTTAATTTTTTCCTAGATCAAGCATTTTTTTTTTTTTTTTACAAATGCTCATTTTAAAATAATAAAAATTAAGATTTTAGGCCAAAAAACACAGATTTATGGGTATTTTTGCATATTTGTATTCAATAAAAAGTGATTTTTTGCAATCAAACTGGCAAACTCAGGAGCTGTAAATCCAAATTTTTTTACAACATTTCTTAGCAAAATTTGACAGTTAGGTTAAATGACCTATTTTTGACACTTAATAAGGTTAGATGTTTGAATCTGGTTTTTGATAAATTTTTAGTATTGCAATAAAATTTTTTGCTGATAAAGTCTTTGGATTTTTGCTAATTTGGTTTAAAATAGTAATTTTTTAAAATTTTAATAAAAAGTACTATTTTTTATATTTTAAATATATTTTTAAAAAATAATTTTAAAAATGGTATAATTTGTAAATTAAAATTTATTTTGGAGAAAACATGGAAAACAACAAGAAAAAACTTGATCATTTGAACGAATTGCAATACAAAGTTACCCAAGAAAATTTTACAGAACCACCTTTTGATAATCTTTATAACGATAATTACGAAGAAGGTGTTTATGTTGATATTATCGACGGAACTCCGCTTTTTTTATCTTCAACTAAGTATAATTCAGGATCTGGTTGACCATCTTTTTGAAAACCTTTAAACGAGGACTCGATTGTTGAAGTTCTTGATTTTAGCCACTCAATGACTAGAGTTGAGGTTCGCTCAAAAAATGCTGATTCCCATTTAGGTCACGTTTTTAATGATGGGCCTAAAGATCAGGGAGGAAGACGTTATTGCATTAATTCGGCTGCCCTTAAATTTATTCCTAAAAATGAATTAAAAAGCAATAATCTAGAACACCTTTTAAAATACTTTGACTAAATTTTATTTAAAACAAAAATAAGAAAAAGTATTATTTTTAATAATAAATATTGTAAAATTTTAAATCATGAAATTACTAAGAAAATCAAAATTAAACTTTTTATTTTTTTCAGTAATTTTTTTATTTTTATCAAGTTGTTCAGTTAAGTCAAATGTACCTGAAATAAAAAATCCTGCTGGTAAAATAAATAAAAATATTGATAATTCGCCAAAAATTGAACCACCAACTCAACCATCAAATCCGTCTCAACCATCAAATCCGTCTCAACCACCTCAACCATCAAATCCAGATCAAAATCCATCAACTCCTGAAATTAAAAAAGATGATACCCAAATTGATAACGATAAAAACCACGAAAAAAATAAGACTTCAGTGATTAGTCAAAAACCTGATTTGCCTCCCACTATTATAAAAATAAAAAAGTCTGATGAAGGTAAAGAAAAATCCAGTATAATTAAAAAAATAGATGATAAAAAAGACCCAGAACAACCAAAAATTCCATCTTTTACACCGCAAAAGCCAAGCGATGAAGAGCAAATAGTTGTTCAGCCTTTTGAGCCAAAAAAGCATGAAAAAGAAACTGATGTCCAATTAGCTCAATTAAAAGGTTATCTTTCAACTTTAGCTAATTCATTTCAAATTACAAAAAACATGCAAAGTTCAAACCCCCTAACAATAATTCACGGTGGTAAAACTGATTATAAAAATTTTTCTTATGTAAATTTTGTTGACCCAATCCATGATTTGAAAAATGAGTATGATATTAAATTAGATTTTTCCAGCGCTGTTGTTGCTTCTATAGGCGCATCAAACGAAAAAAAACCTATAAATAACGTGCTTTTAGTTTTATATCGTAAAGATAATTCCTCGATTAAATCCTCAAAAACAGTCAGTCTTTTTTATGAACAAGAACAAACATCGCAAATAAGTTTAGTAGCTAAACAATTACCTGATGATTTTAAAAACATTTTTCCTTCATTTTTAGCTTTTTCCTTGATAAACTCAAACAATGATGTTATATCCAACCCATTTTTTAATCAAATTGGTCATGTTTTAAATAATCGAAATTTTGGGGTTGGACTTAAAGATACTTTTGCCAAATTTAGCCCTGAAATTAGCGATGATGAAAAGGAAAAATATGGATTTGATGTTGTTAGTGCTCAACCCGATGATGAAAATGGAAAATTAAAACTTAATTTACAAATTTGAAAAATAGAACAAAATACTGAGATAAAAACGTTTTTACCAGATAATAAAAGTCTTGAATTTTCAGGTTTAGCTAAAAATTCAGACAATATTTACCAAATCGAATTAGCAGAAAATACTTTAGAAATTGATGTTTTAAAAAGCAATATTAAAAAAACATTATTAGAAGGAGATTTAAAATCTAACTTTAGAAAACATGAATTTTTAAAATATTTACTAGAACACTTATATATAAGAGTTAATGCTGAAATTAATAATAAGTGGATTAAATTATCTGAAGTTCAACATAAT
This sequence is a window from Mesomycoplasma ovipneumoniae. Protein-coding genes within it:
- the msrB gene encoding peptide-methionine (R)-S-oxide reductase MsrB, producing MENNKKKLDHLNELQYKVTQENFTEPPFDNLYNDNYEEGVYVDIIDGTPLFLSSTKYNSGSGWPSFWKPLNEDSIVEVLDFSHSMTRVEVRSKNADSHLGHVFNDGPKDQGGRRYCINSAALKFIPKNELKSNNLEHLLKYFD
- a CDS encoding LppA-related lipoprotein; this translates as MKLLRKSKLNFLFFSVIFLFLSSCSVKSNVPEIKNPAGKINKNIDNSPKIEPPTQPSNPSQPSNPSQPPQPSNPDQNPSTPEIKKDDTQIDNDKNHEKNKTSVISQKPDLPPTIIKIKKSDEGKEKSSIIKKIDDKKDPEQPKIPSFTPQKPSDEEQIVVQPFEPKKHEKETDVQLAQLKGYLSTLANSFQITKNMQSSNPLTIIHGGKTDYKNFSYVNFVDPIHDLKNEYDIKLDFSSAVVASIGASNEKKPINNVLLVLYRKDNSSIKSSKTVSLFYEQEQTSQISLVAKQLPDDFKNIFPSFLAFSLINSNNDVISNPFFNQIGHVLNNRNFGVGLKDTFAKFSPEISDDEKEKYGFDVVSAQPDDENGKLKLNLQIWKIEQNTEIKTFLPDNKSLEFSGLAKNSDNIYQIELAENTLEIDVLKSNIKKTLLEGDLKSNFRKHEFLKYLLEHLYIRVNAEINNKWIKLSEVQHNKWLFFPQIQFANLIPTQLINDLTLERNDKKITWTLDLKTVLLNNNQILTPNGEFLLGKEKIHKISGVLEIN